AAGATGAACATTCGTGTAATCCATCAGGAAAATGGTGGTGCCTCCAAGGCTCGCAATGCAGGTTTACAAATGGCCAGTCACGATTTTATCGCGCTTTTGGACGCGGATGATGAATGGCTCCCAGAGAAAACGGAAAAACAGTTGAACTTGCTCCTTGATGCTCATTTGAATATTGATTTTCTGTCGTGTCTGCGCGTAGGAGACCGCATCCGTTTCCCCTATCGGGTGGGCAAACATCATCTGGCTGCTATGACGTTCCGGAAACTGATGTTGCGTAATGGCGCGCCTACGCCAACCGTGATCTTCCGGAAAGAGATCTTGCGGCATACCGGTTTTTTTGATCCCAACCAGCGTTACGCGGAAGACCTGAATTACTGGCTGCGGATATCACTTAATCACAAAATGTATATTCTTGATGACTCCTTGGTCATCACGGGGGCAGGTAAACGTTCATTTGGCGTATCGGGACTTTCAGCGAATCTGCGGGAAATGGAGCGTGGTTTCCAGAAAAATCTGCGGGGTATGCGGGATCTAGAAGCCATCAGCAACGTAGCGTTTTTATCGTACAGGCTGTTTTATAAATTAAAGTATCTGGTGAGATTGGCTCGTCACAATTTTTATAA
This DNA window, taken from Chryseobacterium sp. 6424, encodes the following:
- a CDS encoding glycosyltransferase family 2 protein; the protein is MISVIIPVYNAEKTLEKALLSVKKQTWDGVFEVIVVNDGSTDQSAEVIARFRAQHPKMNIRVIHQENGGASKARNAGLQMASHDFIALLDADDEWLPEKTEKQLNLLLDAHLNIDFLSCLRVGDRIRFPYRVGKHHLAAMTFRKLMLRNGAPTPTVIFRKEILRHTGFFDPNQRYAEDLNYWLRISLNHKMYILDDSLVITGAGKRSFGVSGLSANLREMERGFQKNLRGMRDLEAISNVAFLSYRLFYKLKYLVRLARHNFYNLLGK